The proteins below come from a single Benincasa hispida cultivar B227 chromosome 4, ASM972705v1, whole genome shotgun sequence genomic window:
- the LOC120076337 gene encoding histone-lysine N-methyltransferase ATXR7 isoform X2 — MVSATALLHDHEYDNSLFSRKRRKVTDIQHQDPDILGRECKYDCFPSSSQLSRDGRSFCRDSACISSCCIDIDEKNGSYSSVDMSCQLNGTSPDLPECCSSEGSSFQDKGFSGYSLLTCVSGWMYVNEQGQMCGPYIQEQLHEGLSTGFLPDELLVYPVLNGALSNPVPLKYFKQFPDHVATGFAYLSVDFSNMGINGAHSDTCKNDLAMHRQEGLVGYANPQTLCHELQSGPLGLGYENGGCKQASNSEAFFLTTSNLPSSVEVACWFIEDHTGRKHGPYSLLQLYSWHQHGYLKDSVMIYHVESKFRPFTLFSAVNAWKAAITPPLFSSDLKTNESCSLLKFISETSEGVSSQLHSGIMKAARKVVLDEIVGNIIADFITIKKSERQIKVGQTNQTMKVCSLDNRMPEVTRGGDLPADSMPEARDFFSVPEKVSTDAVPVQSPKLIGSVDNFREVHAVICRMLFDYSLQVVWNAVSYDTVAEYSSAWRRKRFWSYRPHYNLASSGYSDRVKKIEKIPAEAALPRKESSLYGVNSLSVSKFEGAQTENCVHSPAISRSVPVRHKSSRPTSHSGCDRPKDDLKWIVEYLEKELHSSAKVSMVEYIRDILEDEVTSSCNSSKDIQLSKVTLDTLDTSIQCSSINNYSDSFGELHCDSNDTRGDRNSCELELAVLPEDNLSSDTALNAVANSLYGVFKEICTNEVCAFNEDSNELPVPGLEENPTFLIPSPACKFRPSSSNKCSPKIEGYIMLAICRQKLHDAVLKEWASSYKDDLLRQFITSWIASKKHCNPNGIVEGACDGGEASKVPDKLREGSKRFLESSLVTGNYTYYRKKSSKKKLGSSDCATEGSPVVRIQPSEKSRKENVSADDACETTDSEIASLKLKCIAKNKRQKDLSVNATCKWTSAEVTLPSSYSSGKTICGTKKLKMSPLVKDDNAKKDSVKHGKGRMIGSPLVNKNVDKVMNKCDRGVSAQEKLSVDVLKIKRKQKIDEVSLSCNKLSTIAGDVSKQAASKKVVAQKKKSDKSRKSNLSIRSDGCARSSINGWEWRRWTLKASPAERARNRGLQYFNSEPLGPDVSTSHLLNGKGLSARTNRVKLRNLLAAADGADLLKASQLKARKKRLRFQRSKIHDWGLVALEPIEAEDFVIEYVGELIRPRISDIRERQYEKMGIGSSYLFRLDDGYVVDATKRGGVARFINHSCEPNCYTKVITVEGQKKIFIYAKRHISAGEEITYNYKFPLEEKKIPCNCRSRRCRGSLN, encoded by the exons GGATAGTGCTTGCATATCTTCATGTTGCATCGatattgatgaaaaaaatggtTCATATTCATCAGTGGATATGAGCTGCCAGTTAAATGGCACTAGCCCTGATCTTCCAGAATGTTGCAGTTCGGAGGGCTCCTCATTTCAAGATAAGGGTTTCTCTGGGTATTCTTTGCTTACTTGTGTAAGTGGTTGGATGTATGTTAACGAACAAGGTCAAATGTGTGGCCCTTATATCCAAGAACAGCTTCATGAAGGATTATCTACTGGTTTTTTGCCAGATGAGCTTCTTGTTTATCCTGTTTTAAATGGAGCATTGAGCAATCCTGTACCACTCAAGTACTTTAAGCAGTTTCCTGATCATGTTGCAACGGGTTTTGCATATTTGAGTGTGGACTTCTCCAACATGGGTATTAATGGAGCTCATTCTGATACTTGTAAAAATGATTTGGCTATGCATAGGCAAGAGGGTTTGGTGGGGTATGCGAATCCACAGACTCTTTGTCATGAGTTGCAATCTGGTCCTCTAGGTCTCGGATATGAAAATGGTGGCTGTAAACAGGCTTCAAATTCTGAAGCATTTTTCTTGACTACTTCGAATCTTCCATCG tCAGTTGAAGTAGCATGCTGGTTCATTGAGGATCATACTGGGAGGAAACATGGACCCTATTCTCTTCTACAATTATATTCTTGGCATCAGCATGGATACTTGAAGGACTCAGTTATG ATATACCATGTCGAAAGCAAATTTAGACCCTTCACATTATTTTCTGCGGTGAATGCATGGAAAGCTGCAATAACTCCACCTCTATTCTCATCTGATCTCAAAACCAATGAGAGTTGCTCTTTACTGAAATTTATATCTGAAACTTCTGAAGGAGTTTCATCCCAACTACACTCTGGAATAATGAAAGCAGCTCGCAAAGTGGTGCTCGATGAGATTGTTGGCAACATCATTGCAGATTTTATCACCATCAAGAAATCTGAAAGACAAATTAAGGTTGGACAAACCAACCAGACTATGAAGGTTTGCTCTCTGGACAATAGAATG CCAGAAGTTACTAGAGGAGGGGATCTTCCTGCTGATTCAATGCCAGAAGCACGAGATTTCTTTAGTGTTCCTGAGAAAGTTTCTACTGATGCTGTTCCTGTTCAGTCCCCTAAGTTGATTGGCAGCGTCGATAATTTTAGGGAGGTGCATGCAGTTATTTGTCGAATGCTTTTTGACTACTCCTTACAAGTAGTTTGGAATGCTGTTTCTTATGATACGGTGGCAGAGTATTCATCTGCATGGAGGAGGAAAAGATTTTGGTCTTATCGTCCTCACTATAATTTAGCTTCTAGTGGATATAGTGATCGTGTCAAGAAGATTGAAAAAATACCTGCTGAAGCT GCTTTACCACGAAAGGAATCTTCTCTTTATGGTGTCAATTCCCTATCAGTCTCCAAATTTGAGGGAGCACAAACAGAAAACTGTGTGCACTCACCTGCCATATCTCGGTCAGTTCCTGTTAGACACAAATCTTCTAGGCCAACAAGTCATTCTGGTTGTGATAGGCCAAAGGACGACTTAAAATGGATCGTGGAATACCTCGAAAAAGAGCTTCATTCCTCTGCAAAGGTATCCATGGTTGAGTATATTCGGGATATCCTCGAGGATGAGGTGACAAGCTCATGCAACTCCTCAAAAGATATCCAATTAAGTAAG GTTACTCTTGATACTCTTGATACGTCCATTCAGTGTTCTAGTATTAACAATTATTCAGACTCCTTTGGTGAACTGCATTGCGATTCAAATGATACACGTGGCGATAGAAATTCATGTGAACTTGAACTAGCTGTGTTGCCAGAGGACAATCTGTCTAGTGATACGGCTCTGAATGCTGTTGCTAATTCATTATATGGAGTGTTCAAAGAAATCTGTACAAATGAAGTTTGTGCTTTTAATGAAGATTCCAATGAATTACCAGTTCCTGGTCTTGAGGAAAATCCTACCTTTCTCATTCCATCTCCTGCTTGTAAATTTCGTCCTTCCAGCTCAAATAAGTGCTCTCCTAAGATTGAGGGGTACATTATGCTGGCAATATGCAGGCAGAAATTACACGATGCTGTTCTTAAGGAATGGGCATCATCATACAAAGATGATCTTCTTCGTCAGTTTATTACTTCATGGATTGCTTCAAAGAAACATTGTAATCCTAATGGAATTGTG GAAGGAGCATGTGATGGTGGTGAAGCCTCTAAAGTACCAGACAAATTAAGGGAGGGATCAAAACGCTTCTTGGAATCTTCTCTTGTAACTGGTAATTATACTTATTACCGCAAGAAGTCATCAAAGAAAAAGTTAGGATCTTCAGATTGTGCTACTGAGGGTAGCCCTGTTGTACGAATTCAACCTTCTGAAAAGTCGAGGAAAGAAAATGTTTCTGCTGATGATGCGTGTGAGACTACAGACAGTGAAATTGCTTCTTTGAAACTTAAATGTATTGCAAAAAATAAAAGGCAGAAGGACTTGTCTGTTAATGCCACCTGCAAGTGGACTTCTGCAGAAGTTACATTACCCAGTAGTTATTCTTCTGGGAAAACCATATGTGGTACAAAGAAGTTAAAAATGTCACCTCTCGTTAAAG ATGATAATGCCAAGAAGGATTCTGTGAAACATGGGAAAGGGAGGATGATAGGTTCGCCTTTGGTGAACAAGAATGTTGATAAGGTTATGAATAAATGTGATCGTGGAGTTAGTGCTCAGGAAAAGCTTT CTGTGGATGTGTTGAAAATAAAGAGGAAGCAGAAGATTGATGAGGTATCCTTGTCTTGTAATAAGCTCTCAACAATAGCAGGTGATGTTAGCAAGCAAGCTGCAAGTAAGAAGGTTGTAGCTCAAAAGAAAAAGTCTGATAAATCTAGGAAATCAAATCTCTCCATTAGATCTGATGGTTGTGCCCGTTCATCAATTAATGGATGGGAATGGCGTCGATGGACACTGAAAGCAAGTCCTGCTGAGAGAGCTCGTAATAGGGGTCTTCAATATTTTAACTCTGAGCCATTAGGTCCTGATGTCAGTACTTCTCATTTGTTAAATGGCAAAGGCCTTTCGGCACGGACAAATAGAGTGAAGTTGCGGAATCTTCTTGCTGCTGCAGATGGCGCCGACCTTTTAAAAGCATCTCAATTAAAG GCAAGGAAAAAGCGTCTACGCTTTCAGCGTAGTAAGATTCATGACTGGGGTCTAGTCGCCCTAGAGCCGATTGAAGCAGAGGATTTTGTAATTGAATACGTTGGGGAACTAATTCGCCCACGG ATTTCTGATATAAGGGAACGCCAGTATGAGAAGATGGGAATTGGAAGCAGTTATCTTTTTAGACTTGATGATGGTTATGTG GTTGATGCTACAAAGCGTGGGGGTGTTGCACGATTTATAAACCATTCTTGTGAG CCTAATTGCTATACCAAAGTTATAACTGTTGAAGGtcagaagaaaattttcatctATGCAAAACGACACATATCTGCTGGTGAAGAAATTACgtacaattacaaatttcctttGGAGGAGAAGAAAATTCCTTGTAATTGCCGTTCAAGGAG GTGTCGTGGATCACTAAACTAG